GTATAGTTTCATAAACTATcctgtttcgtttgtttatgtgtatgtatgtgtgtgtgtgttttttttcctcttcttttctGCATTTTACTATGCACTACAGATGTCAGTTTGTGACTGAAGAGGTCTGAATAATCCTCTTTGTGGTACTTTcaaatgattgtttttgtttgtgtgccctTTGCTCTGTCTGTTTCATGTTTGCATTACCCACGCCCGAATGCAAGTACACTCTTTTAACAGCAAGTACccccttttgcttttttctatcTTCTAAGCTCCTGTGAAGTGTAATttgccatttgttttttttttgctgactaTTGCTGACTATTCGTGACTATACGTTCGTGTAAAATTGTTTCCCATGGTTGAATGCCagttttggtttctttttacCATTCGGCCCTTAAATCTTTCCCGCATTGAAACCACCCTCCCTTCTATTGCACTATATTAAACACAAAACGCTTCTGCTACATTACTTTGTGGTTGACATTAATTGGTACTGTGGGTATTCCTTTAGCCTCCGTGTTGCGGCGTGTTCTACTACTTCTGCTgtgaacatacacacacacacacacgcgaccaCACAAAAGGACACAAAAggatacactcacacacacacacgcgttcaCACAGTAAAAGACACATCCATGCACATCGAAACACGTGAACTATTctaacacaacacacagtgATCGTAGCAACCGAAGTAGTTGTGGTTGCTGCAGTAAGAGCGATAGTTGTTGTTAGGTTCCGCTCCCTAGTATaatagtggtagtagtagtagtagtttgaAATAGCAGTAGAAACTGCGAGATAgtagcacaaacacacaccaatcTCCTAAAGCTCCTCTATCCCATCCCCACTAAATTGATCCAGttgaatgggggggggggggtttacgGCAGGGAGAGTATTTCTTCCCATTTTTACAAAGTGGATTTTTTGTATTCTACTACATCGATTGTTACTGGTCACATTGCTCTAAAGCTTCGTTGCCGCGACAGCCGCTATGCGCTATGTGTACGAGTTAGAGTTTAGCCTTGCCCCTGCACACTTATCTCGTGTTCTCCgtatgtgttgtgtgtgtgaatttcTACTTACaaaatgtttcgtttttgtttgtttttcaagtTACTTTTGCTACTGGCTGCTTCCTACCCCCCTGTTTCGGCCCAATTCTGCAAAAAGTCTCACAACGGGATCGAAACGGGACGAGAAATGCGCGCGGGTGGACAGAGCACACCCGACAACCCCCCACCATATCACCCTCCCGAATGCGTGAGTATCGAGTTTCTGACCGAATGTGGtgagaaagaggaagaaatTGCGAAACCGATTCGTATATAATTTGCACACGTCtcttctgttttttcttcgtcttctgCATGCTTTGTTcctttgcttgttttgtttcctctcTATGCTTTCACAGCCATACTACACACCTCGCATATGtacctattaaaaaaaaacacacacgcacacacacatgtgtgcATCGTGTGACTAATTGGTCATGATGCAGGACTCTTGTGTTAGCCTGCTGTGTTGATGAACGGTCGATGTTCGATTTTGTTGGTGCCCTTCGTGGATTACGGCGATACAAAAAAGTATACGAGAAGAGGAAAAGAGCTAACGCTACCGCTAGACTACGCTATATTGTCTCGGGTTTGTGAGTTTTGTGGCTGTAACATCCGTTTTCCTTTCTGTGCTTTGCTGAATGGGTTCctggctgtgtgtttgtgtgtgtgggggggggggggggggggggctgtgcactcacacgcacaccgttAAAACTACCACCACTTAAACAAGGAACTAGTAGCtgttattgtgttttgtatcgtACTATAATTTCCTCCGTTGCCGTTGCAAAACACGGTTTTCCCTTTCCCTATGCTATTGTaggggttcgtcgcctgtACCATCCGGTTCCGGTTATCGGCGGGATGATGATTCTGCACGCTCTTGCACGGTGACGCGGAAACGGATTGATTGCCCAGTGTTGGCACCTATCACATTCAAGACGCATATAGGATTCCGTTAAGTAGCTTGGTTCTTTTCCGCATTCCTCACATTCAGGCTCCAGTACAGCAAactgtaaataataaaaagaaaaggataaCAGCTCAGTTGGATCATCCAATTTTGGTACAGTTTTAGCGCATCGCGCCAAACACTTGCCTCTCACTGGTGCACTGGTACCCTTTCGAGGTGTATAAAAAAACGGCTGCCCTTTCTACCCCTGCGACAAGGACACTGTTTTTTGTTCCATCACTATTCCACCTCTATTTCAGCCATCCCTGTGCTCCAGAGCTTTGGTCCCACAGGCGTGGATGGCTGATCTGCGGGACCGTACGGCaggtgtgttgttgtggttcTTGTCCAAAGTAAGTGTCCACGGAAAACGGCGCCAACGGCGATCTCGAATCACTTTCCATCCACTGCTGTTTGCTGCTTCGGCAAATCTCTACAACGTGCAcgtgtgcacacacatacacacacacacacacacacaaacgcgctccaaacaaacactcacacctTATCACTCTACACGCAGACCCCTTAGTGAGTTAAATGCAGCTGCAAACGATTGCCACCATTCGGCGGTGCGAGCTCGATCGTTGCCAATCCGTTCGAACCCTGCTGTATCATGCGCAGTCCTTGCGAAGTCGGCACCAGTATCGGGCTGTAGACAACGCCCTAgcggaaagaaggaaaagtgCACGGAAGAGTAAAGTTAATGCCACCGTTCCGAAACAGCACCCGTTGCTCCCGAAAACCTGCCGGCTACCTACCATCTTGCTGTCCTTGTCCAGCGGGGCCAGTGCGAACGTGTTACCATTCATGATCGTGATAACCTTCGTTCCCGGTGGGTCGAGGGCCGTAGCGCCAACAACGGCCTGTGTACTGTGGTTGGTGGGTTGCGATTGCGATGCGATAATCTCAAGCTTACTATTATCAGTCCGTACGGTACCGTTCTTGCCGATCGTACCGTTGATCAGTTCTTTGCTGCCGCCGGTTGGCACGTGCACCGTAGTCGTCGCCGCCGTAGACGTCGGCATCGATGGTGCGATCGTCGCCGCACTGTACATCGATCTGGCGATCGTGCCGACGATGGTGGTAGTGTTGGCGGCACCGGTACTACTACTGCTAGTGTTACTGTTACTAtgactactactgctgctgctgctgctgctgctaatgctGCCACCACCGATGGGACCATTGTGGCTGGTCAGCTGAAGCGGCCCGCCGGCGCCCGCGGTTGCGATGGCGAGCGAGGCGGGACCGCTGCCGGTGACCAACCCGTTGCTCACCGCGCTCGATGTAACGTTCAGGTTCAGTGGGATAGTCTGGATGGCGGCCGGGGAGGAACCGCCTGCGGTGGATGCTGCCAGCAGCTGCGAATGGGCGATGCCCACGATGTTGGCCGTGCCGTTTGCTGCGAAGCGGAAAGGAAGCAATCTTAGGGGGAGGAGTTCACGGAGCGGCTTGTGCTTGTGCGACTTACCACCAACGATGACGGGTAGTGGGGCGGTGGTCGCTGTCGCCGTGCCGTTGAGCGTCACGTTCGCACCGTTTACCATCGCCAGCGAGGCACTGGTCAGGTTCAGCCCGTTCAGCTGGCCCGCCGCCGTAATCTTGAGCCCGTTGGGCGccgccggctccgcaccagcGGTGCCCTTGGTGGTGAGCGAGAGGGGAGCCATCAGGCTGGCGGCTGCTGCGGACGATACCGATAAGCTGGAGGCGGCCGACGACGATGGCGACGCGGATGACAGCGACGAGGCGGGTGAGGTCGAGCTGCGATTCAGGGCCGGGCTGGCCCGCGATGGCGATGACACGGAGAGCACCGGCGAGATGGTCGTCTGAAGCTGCAAACGCAAAGCAAGGGCACCGGATGTACCGGGGTAGCTTCGGGTTAGCAGTTTGTAATGACCGAAGGCGCGGTTGTCACTACTTACCGGCAGGTTGCTGATGGACGCGTTCGTAGCTATGCTGGACAGCGAGCTACTGGAGCTGTACCGAATCCCATTACGGCCCGGTATAGTGTCCGACGGTTGATCTGAGGATGGGAAAGCACAAGACGAAACAAAATGTGAGTAATTGTaacgtttgaagaaaaaaaaaaagattaaaaggATCGCAAGTAATCTGAAGGGAATATCCGCTCCAACTAAAGCAATCTTTCACCGGGCCTGGCCATTCCCTCTACACTCTCAATCTCGCAGGTTATATGCGCATAAAATGTCCTCCCTCACCTCCCCACAGTTAGCCTTCGGATTCGGCATTTCCTGCCTCCCCTCCACCCCCCCTCCACGTTCGGGGCGCACTGAAAACGGACCGGCCCGAAGGCGATTTGTAATTCTCATCAACCTTCTTGCAACCTTCTCCCTTGCACCGCGATGGTGGCTGCATTGGCGCGCTACGTCATtgcaaacgatcgaccgcCAATGCAAGCGCAATCGTCACACGCATCCATTTTCAGCCAGCAACGAGCCTACTGCTCGGTCGGCGCAACACCATCTGCATATAAACAGGGCAGCCCAGTTGCGCAGTGCTTGCTCTTCCAATCTGCGCAATCCCCTTTACTGCAGCAAACGGTGAGAAAGATagttgagagagagagagagagaggggggggggagggggggaatATTTTAAGCAACATCTCTCCGCACCCGTTCGCAACAATCCCAGCCCAGTAGGGCcgcataaaaaaagaaggtggTGCAGTCGCAGCTCGATTTGCTGCAGCTGCGTGGCGCGTCGTTGCGCGCCCGCGTCTTATCAAGTCAAATTTGCGTGCCGTGCCACAATCCGCCCACTATCATCACCATTATCTTTTGGTCACCCGGCTCTCGGTTTGGGTTTTTGCATgtccttctctttttttctgtttttcggGCTGCCCCTTTGGCCCTTTTATTTTTGACGAAAACAGGGTCTTGTCTGTTGCGGTTCTTCGGATTCACGAGTAgcgaaacgttttttttttttttgtgtgcgcccGCTCACTGCCTCTTACCTCGCTCCATCTGCAGGCCGTTCGGCGGGACGATGGTACCACCATTGGTTGGGTTCGGCGTAATATCGGTGTCCGGTGCCAGCCGGGACACGTCGATGTCGCCCATCTGCGTCAGTTCGCGCTTCAGCACGAGGATACGGTTTTGGGACGCAATTTTCTCCTTCGCCAGCCGCTCCATCTCGTGCTCGTACTCGCGCTCCTTGCGCTTCAGCAGCTGTGGGCGATGGAATGATGgtggggaaagagagagagagagagacgctTTATAATaactgtttgccttttttttgctgtagcCAGCAACAACCTACCTGTATGTGGCGTATGGCGGCGTGCAGAATCGATAGGTTGGAGATCTTCTTCTCGTCCGGCTGCAGGCTGAGCTGTTTCTTCAGCTGCTCGAAGCATTCCTTCAGATGGGCCCGCCGATTCTTCTCCAGCTTGTTGTGTACCTCCCGCGTGCCGACACTGCTGGTGCAAAGATGCAGACAAACACAATCCCAATTaattaacacacaaacacacaaacacacacacacacacacacacacacacacacacacacacacacacacacacacacacacacacacacacacacagacacacacacccacacccacagTGCTGGGAAGCCGCCGATCGACACCACTTACCCGTTGCTGTTTGAGCTGGTCGTCCGCCGCCGCGTCCCGGTCGGGATGTTGGCAAAGAGGCCCTGCGCACCCTGCGAGCTGATGGCCGCCACCGACAGGCCGGCCGCgacctgctgctgcagctcgagCGGCAGATGGTGCACGCCAGTTGCCGCCGGGTGCGTCGCCGCCGTCACGATCGTCCCGTTCGGTGTGCTACTGCCGGTGCCGCCGTTGTGGGCAGCAGCAATGGCCGTCGCCTGCAGCACGTTGGTGATGTTGATCGGCAGCATGCCGGCTAGCCCGGGCGGCAGCGGGGACGTACCACCGATGGGGGCCCCGGCGACCCcgctactgttgctgctgctgctgctgctgctgctgctggtaatGTAGCCATTAATGCTGGAACCGTTGCTTAGGTTGAGCGATGACTGCGAGTCGTCGACCGGCGATACGGTTAGCGTCGTCGACGATGCCGATGAGgaaggggaggaggaggaggaggaggaggaggacgaggaggatgatgaggaggaggatgaaGACAGTGACGATACGGTGGTGGTCGTGGCGGGTGGTGTCGTTGAGAGAGGCGACGGATGcacggcagcggcagcatagTGCGTGCCTGTTTGCTGATGCTGGCTCAACCCCTTGGTGGAGAGATCGATCGTCATCGGGGAGGgggaggtggtggtgatggtggtgggggCGCCGGCCGGGATGGAGCTGGGCGCGATCGGTACCGCTACGTGGTTGAGGGTCAGATGATGCTTCGCCGCCGAATGCTGTTGCGTTCCGTTCGTCGCAATCACGACTAGCGGCGGAGCCGTCGAATGGCCATTCGTAAGTGGCTCATCTGGAGAATTgggaaagagaaacaaaagaagTAGCGTGTTAGTGTGGTGTTTTAAGCAACTGAATGTATTAAACGAGTTTTAGGAATGGGAACCGACAAAAgagaattacaaaaaaaaattggacaATAATTTAAACATCCTACGATTGATCATCCGAGATCAGTGCTGCCATCATGCAGGAGCTCAGCAGTTGTGGACCGCACAGGGTTGTTGCAGCGTTGCAGCATCGCCGACGTTAAACGCGAACATCCGCACCATCTGCCGCACAAGGGCCCATGCGGACGTCATCGCGTATTCATTGctgcagtagtagtagtggtagaaGTAGTAACAGAAGCAATAAATGGCGCACCAGTCTACCCCGGGAAGGTAAACATGTAAACCCCTTGCGACGCCAACCGCTCCACGGGTCTAAGACAACGTCCGGtaagctactactactaccactactactactactactactactaaccGACCCGGGTAGAGCCAACGGCATTACGTCGCCATCGAGGTAGTGCACGTTTTTGCCGAGCACGCGGCAGCCTGTGCTGCGATGCACCACCCTTCCCCGTTCTTCCTCTCTTCCACTTCATAACGTCCCCATCGTCATTGCCATCCCGGCACGGCATTTCGTTTGCCAGCGACAGCTTTGTACGGTGACCACGCGGTGTGCGGTCGGGTGATagagaagggaaggaaggtAGGTATTATTACCTCAACAACACACTACTTGCCCTCCTCGCCAGCCCATTTACAACAAGCTCGCTTCCTGAGCCTGTGACACGAGCCTGCCCCACAAAATGCTGGAATGGGAGGGAAggttcgaagaaaaagttgTCGCATGCCGTTCAAGTTAATCCTTGGAGGGGGGCAGGAGAAGCGTTAGGGGTAGAAGGGGCATCCCGCAAAGCAGGGGCTTCGATGGACGCACACACGCCACAGACCACCACTAGCGCTTAATAACACCACATGGAATCAGTACACAATCTGGCGCGATGGCGGCGTGTTTGCTTCTCCGTCTCTTTCCACCGCGTGTAGAGGGGTGATATACCTTCTCCAACCCCGCATCCCCCTCATCCACACATCCGTGTTGGTGGTTTTGATTTTCGCCTACGTTGTACATCCGCAGAGCCTACAGTTCCAACAGGTCCGCTTGCGGTCCCCCCCCTCGTAGCAATTGGTCATTTGAATCGAAGGGCGTTCCAGGGAGTTCAGTTGGTCGTATTTATTGTACCGATTGTTTACTTGCTGTTTAGTCGCAAATTAGGAGCGAAATGGCAACATTAAATTCCAATCACCGTTGAAGCAGCTTGGCTAATTTGCCAATTGCCATTTCCTCAACCATTTTCCTGCATTCCATCTTCCGGACGGTGCGAAGCTGCGGAAACTGCTTTGACATTTTGACACGCGCGACAACGACAACACAGCTGCTTTCGCTTCCGGCGCGGTCAGAAGGTCAGGTCGGTGTCCTGCGCGTTTGTTTAATGGTGAAACTTTTCAATAGtaaccttccccccccccccaccccccccccctacagCATTCAACTGGTGTCGGGGCGGAACAAAAGGACAAACTTTCGTTGCGCCATTGCACACACCATTGGATTGTGGACGTAATAGCCCCTTACAACACGCAtccggtcgcgtaccggactCTCGGCAGGGAAAGGATAATGCTTTGCCGTAGTTGTGCCAGTCGTCATCGTGCCCGGTACGCACGCACAAGTTACCGGACAAGTGAGTCGTTCGGAGCGCACGACACTTGCAGgacttcccacacacacacacacaccaggcaGGGCAGGGGCATTGTAAAAATAGTGAGTCTGGGTTTTACCAATGCCCGCTGATCTACGTGCGATCCCAGCAGCGGAAGTAGGCAGTGGGGCAGCCGCTCTTCCCGGTGTGCCGCTGCAAACGGTCCGCCGGCTTTACGTAACGGataacgtgtgtgtgtgtgtgtgtgtatgtgcgtgggTTGGAGCCCGCGGGCACGTGTCCTATCGTTTGCGTTGGTGAGTGAAGCACAACAATACACCCCGTGGGGGAGGACCTGGATGGTGGTAGCACGTAGAAGGAGGCGCGCACCAAGGAGCCGTGATTACGTGACAAACGGTAAAGAGACGCTGACACAGGCACTCTCTCCGCCACAGGCAGCCTCCAACGGTGCGGTGGATAAGTTGTGTCCTCGTCATAcaactgttgttttgttgttcccttttttttttaataaatcacAACATTTACAAAGCTCATTTACCAGTCCAGCTGGCACACACAGGGAGGGTGGTAAGcgctttaaacaaaacaaaaaatggttcaaaaatTCCCCCAAAATTCTCTCAAAATTCTCCCAAAATTCCCTCAAACCAAACTGAAATCGTTCGCGGAAACGCGTTTCGCCTTGCGTCCGCAAGCTCGCACAAAGCGTTCACAGCAGCCTGGTTGCATCATCCCGATCCTTTCGTCACCCGAAACGGAAACGGTCGGGGCCTGCTAGATTGTATCGGAATCGGGGGCACGGCAGGCAAAACCTTCACCCCATTTCTTATGTGCATCGAGTTACAAGGTGTTACACCACACACAGGGGCTAGAAATAGGTGccattgtttgtgtgtgtatgtgtgtctgtgtgttgttgttcatGTAAGTGGGCAATAGGTTAGATGATTTCCAATTCCGATTATCTCATCTTCACAGTCGTACGTACTGGAAACCTGTCAATCATTTTAAGGCAGCAAGCAGTCGGAACGAGCGGTGGGAACGAATCAACGTCTTGTATTCCATGTTTTAGTTTGTCACTTTGATCTTTACACTGTCTGCGTTACATTACATGCATTTGGCTTCTTCATCAACGATGCAACGTCCCCGAAAGAAATGCAGAAGCGACtctagcagtagtagcagtagtagcaacACCACGTCGTCCTACTACCCAGAGCAAGGACATCCTAGCAAGCAGGGCTAATGCTGCGTTTATATGCATACAGACAAACCCATGGTAAGCCATGGGTTTGTGgggttttagaaaaaaaataagcgGGAACAACTAGAAGCGCCACCTTTTTCCTACGATACATGCCACCAGAGATGCTGCATTAACAAAGCATCTGGGGTGAGACCGAACCCGGGCAAGGGACAGGGAACCGATACCACGGTTGGCGTGAATATTCAAAAAGGCAGGCCTGTGGAGGGCGAGAGGAGGAAAGGGGTCGAATGTCACCCGTCTGAGCAACGCATCGCAATCGGATAATTGATTATCTAACACGGCTCTCGCACAGGCACAACAGTAGGCGCCACATCTGACGGCGGCGGAACATTGTCCAGGGTCAGTGTTTTTAATGGAGTGATCGAagattgtgtgtgcgtgtgtgtgtgtacattatACACAAGGATCTATCATTTTATCATTTAGATGCACGCAAAATTGGTAGCGTGGCTTACAAAGCGAGGGTCCCAAACTACATTggtaaagaaacaaaaaaaaccatacaacaACGATTCGTTTCCTCCACCGAACCCTCCATCACTAACAGTTgctcaaacaaataacaatgAAGAGGTAGTGCCGtaacagaagaagaaggagagagagagagagagaaagggcaTACAGTTCAGTAAAAAACAAGCACAAGGGAGAGAAGGAAAGAATGAGATAGACTGTGGGCTTTTCGAGGCGGAAAAATCGAGCTGCTCGCATGGACTACATTTCGTCCCCGGGCCACGTGAGTCGCCAGTCTCGGGCCCGGCTGTGGCTGCCTCAAACTTTAACCTTCCCCCTGTGCTGTGGTGGCTCCACCTCCcccccggtggtggtggttgtgtggTAACGCAATGGAACGGGAATAAAATGCTGTCGAACACATTAACGGGGGCCCACTAGATTGCCCGCAGGCGCTAGAAAGGGATGCAAGGTATCCTCCTATCCCATCCTGACCCAGGCCCAGGTTGGGATAGGATCGAGTAGGCCATGCCCAACGATTCAAATAGTTGCGAGCAAGCGAGAAGACCACAATGGGAAGCGCCGGGTGCAACGGAATTGCCTTGAAACggtggacgacgacgacgatttGCGCACATTCAATCATCATCGCACAACAGGAGGGACCCAGCAAGGTTCGTCGTCTTCCCTCCCTCCCACGGGAGTCTTGGGAGGTGCATTGCTGTAACCGCGTGGTTTCGTGCACCCGCCGGACCTCCTGCCCTTCACTCCCGCGTTGCAAAACCAATTGAGTTGAGTCGTGTGCGCGCGAATGACGTCCGTCAACCGGTGTCCCGCTTGCACATGGCCCAACAATCGGAACAGACACTCTCTCactcgaacacacacacacacatatttagGATTATGCAACGTTCCTTTTCCATGCTCCTGTCCATGATGCCGCACGGatcgcagagagagagagagaggctccTGTTGCTGGCActtcccgtgtgtgtgtgtgtgtatattgcGGCCACCGTATGCCATGTGGAGAAGCAACACGAGCATACGAGACGCCATTGCCCCCGACTCCTCCTTTTCCCCCTCTCCCCACCCATCTCTCCAACCCACTATCTCCATGTGCGTGTGCCGCCGTGCTGATTCCATCATGTATGGTTTTACTTCACGTTTCACGCTGTCGTCGTTTTCCtgtttgcgttttatttttccttacTCGTCCTCATTCCAGCACCGCAACGGGCTCCCaccccatccccccccccccatcttCCTCCCCCCAGTTCTGATTGTGCTGATCCGGCCACTTATCCTGCCACCTTCAACGATTTGTGCCAGTCACATGTTTTGGGGCCGGTTCCTTGCAGCACAGTGCGCCCGCCCGTAACCCGCTTACCCGATACCGTTATCGAATTATCCAACAGTGAAAGGCAAGtggttggtggtggcggtggtggtggtgagttgAGAACGGAAGCTAGCTGGGTTGGTAAGggataaaaaaagaacaatataTATGGAATGATATTCGACGCGCCATTCAAATTGCGATCGCCCGGAACGGTGGGGCCGTTTGCGTACGCAAGCAGGTTCGATATGCGCATACATGCATGCATGGTGGCCCTGCAGTCTGTGACGGGGCGCGGGTTTGGCAAATTTTTTGGCCCTCGAATTACGCTGATGTGCGATTgttttatgtatgtgtgtgtatgttttttgttttttgttccaaCTCTACTTAAATCAATAGTCAGCACATTATTGAGCTGTTAAAAATGGACCGTTTAATGGAAGCAAACCGATCATTCGGACAAGTTCTGTCTGCAAACAAAACTTTGCTAATTTGCTCATTTTCCACCATCAGCCACCGGGGGCGCTGGTTGTGCACATAACATTTGCCTTTGTCTTACATCATTGGTTCACCATGACCTTCGTGGCATTGCTAATCCAGGGCCTAGCCGAGGCTCATATTGCCATTCCTACTCCCCCACGAGGAGGCTTCCAAATATAGCTTCCTGCTTACTTAACCGCGCGCGGTAGAATGTTCGACTGGATCGATCCGCTACAGCGTCGTAAAAGCTCCGACTCCCTCCCGGGAGTGATCGTGCACGGTGAGCGGAACGTCGCGGCAAGGAAAGCCTGCGGCCAGCGGCAACATGTAATGCGATTATAGCCCAATGGCCCCTGCATTAGTGACCACGCcatcgcacacaaacacacaccaggGAGCACGTTGACAAAGTCATTTTGCGCCATTTTAAGCGCGAACCTCCATACGGGTTGGCAGTAGCTACAGGCTGCATTCTTAACCTCCAACATTCGCCCATAGCCGATGGTGATAGTGCTCGGGTGGCTCGTCAGGGCCGTTGCCGTGCATTGTTTTGCCCAAGTGGTCCAACCACAAGTGGTACGGCACGTGCAATGTAGTACGTTGGTACGCTGATACTGGAAAGACCTTCCCCTCAGTTCTCCGATCGACACTATCCCCCAGTTCCACGCTCGGGTGGAATGCTTGACTCATCAAGCTGTCTAATCCTCGCTCCTCTTCTCGGTTGAGATGACCGAACTGCAGCTCCAGCTTTTTCCCGTGCAGTGCTAGCTTCCCCTAAACGATCCCAACGACTGTGCAATAGTGTGTCAAAGTCAAAGTCAAACCACAGCAAGATCGCTTACGCGGACGCGAGACACGGACGTGCCGTTTTTCTAGCCTCAATCTTTTTGTACGCCCTCCTCTTGTCGCTTGTCCCACCTCTCCCATCCAtgtgcgtgcgagtgtgttttTGGATACCTTTGTgtatgttattattattattattattattattattagattGCTTTACTTTGCTTGCTCGGCATCACTGCCAACAGTGCGATGATACCTGGCTGTTAGGAAATATCATCCACCACGTGCTTCACGGTCCGGCGATACAGGCTTAATTAGATTATCGTGCTACCGAGCGCGCGGGTGCTTGCTGCAATGCGAAGTAAGGAGCAGTGTGCGCGGGGTAAGCTAACGCTGCGCTAAACCTGTTACACGACTGGTGCCGGGCTAGCCGGGCCACGCTATGATGCAACGTTtgtagcttgttttttttccttttcgcagCGGTACTTGTTAGAGTGGCATACATTCTTATTGCAGCTTTTCTATTATCTTTGTGCTGCGTATAGCATTGGTTTAGTGTACTCGTCGTATTtttggggaaaaaaaaacttggaaCACTGGGGCAAATTTAGTTACTAGAGCAAAGTGTAAACAATCGCAGCAAGCATTGTTACGCAGAATCAGGAtaaccaggcgtctccattgtaAAGCTTCGTTCaggttattatttattaagcATATTAAGGACTAATGCAAATAGTTATCATTAATCTCATAGGAAGAACtattaaaaatgtaatataGGCTGGAAATTACTTAAAACAAATCATATTGCAACTCTACCATTTAAGTCCCATCCGCCCGCCTGGGCCAGGGAAGCAGAAACGTggcaaaaatacaaaaatatgtatctcattaTTTATCCTTCCCACTATCGGCAGCCTCGGCCTGGCATTGACATTCACCATCCGCACTACCAGTtcaccagcagcaacggccTACCGAAGGGCCCTAGGGAAGGCCGGTGTGGGGAAGAGGAGGGGGGGACATGCTCGCACGACGAGCAGCGGCATGTTTGTTTCTTCGGCAAGCGAGCGAACGAGCAGGCGCGCAACCCCACGGGAGGCATCGAAATACGCCGATGCAATAGAAATG
This is a stretch of genomic DNA from Anopheles merus strain MAF chromosome 2R, AmerM5.1, whole genome shotgun sequence. It encodes these proteins:
- the LOC121603485 gene encoding putative GPI-anchored protein pfl2 isoform X2 translates to MLSAVDTLLEAAKFLEQQEQQPPHLKLQPASRHHRTPPPLHRQTGSNVAYATTIVGAASLGGLFGGSSTGGGGGIAFANGASNGVVVTGGNHHITNNGTTTITSISSSRNGNGFSSPPPAGTTVSLKSKVLLNGHHQPPTLVQNGGSTAAASRLLSPTLVSLPASTTATLSAVSSTAHPHLGAASVVNATATRQPLLPAGARKRTYSNASNGATTIGLGSVSVNGHSTAAATTTTTTTVLVGTGSMAGYVKDEPLTNGHSTAPPLVVIATNGTQQHSAAKHHLTLNHVAVPIAPSSIPAGAPTTITTTSPSPMTIDLSTKGLSQHQQTGTHYAAAAVHPSPLSTTPPATTTTVSSLSSSSSSSSSSSSSSSSSSSPSSSASSTTLTVSPVDDSQSSLNLSNGSSINGYITSSSSSSSSSNSSGVAGAPIGGTSPLPPGLAGMLPINITNVLQATAIAAAHNGGTGSSTPNGTIVTAATHPAATGVHHLPLELQQQVAAGLSVAAISSQGAQGLFANIPTGTRRRTTSSNSNGVGTREVHNKLEKNRRAHLKECFEQLKKQLSLQPDEKKISNLSILHAAIRHIQLLKRKEREYEHEMERLAKEKIASQNRILVLKRELTQMGDIDVSRLAPDTDITPNPTNGGTIVPPNGLQMERDQPSDTIPGRNGIRYSSSSSLSSIATNASISNLPLQTTISPVLSVSSPSRASPALNRSSTSPASSLSSASPSSSAASSLSVSSAAAASLMAPLSLTTKGTAGAEPAAPNGLKITAAGQLNGLNLTSASLAMVNGANVTLNGTATATTAPLPVIVGANGTANIVGIAHSQLLAASTAGGSSPAAIQTIPLNLNVTSSAVSNGLVTGSGPASLAIATAGAGGPLQLTSHNGPIGGGSISSSSSSSSSSHSNSNTSSSSTGAANTTTIVGTIARSMYSAATIAPSMPTSTAATTTVHVPTGGSKELINGTIGKNGTVRTDNSKLEIIASQSQPTNHSTQAVVGATALDPPGTKVITIMNGNTFALAPLDKDSKMGVVYSPILVPTSQGLRMIQQGSNGLATIELAPPNGGNRLQLHLTH